From the Glycine max cultivar Williams 82 chromosome 11, Glycine_max_v4.0, whole genome shotgun sequence genome, the window tcAATTTAGGAACGACCCGATCTGAAGTTGGTCTCCCACGGTAGAAAAGTAGATAAAATTGGGAGACCAGCGCCTGAGATCGAAGGGTTGATTGCTGGCACCAGATTGAGTCCACTGATCAGGTGTTATGTTATCACCACTGATCCTGGACTCATATCCGCCTTCGTCGAGAGGTGGCATCGCGAGACTAGCACGTTCCACCTGCCAGTAGGCGAGTTGACGATCACGTTGGGTGACATGGCGTCACTCCTACACCTTCCCATCACTGGCGCGCTGCATACGTTCGAGCCGCTTGTCACTTCAGACGCCATTGGTCTACTGACGGAGCTTCTTGAGGTCAGTCATGAGGAGGCTACATTTGAGACCTGACAGGCTGGTGGGCCTCATGTCCGGTTGGGGTGGCTTCGGGACTTGTATAAGAGTCCGTGCAGGGCCAGACGATGGGTTGTAGCAGCCCGCACGTATCTGCTCCACTTGGTGGGTTGTACTGTTTTCACCAACAAGAGTTCAACCCATGTACATGTCGTGCACCTAAAGGCTTTCAGGGACCTGGCCCAGGTAGGGGGATTCGCCTGTGGAGCAGCTGCATTAGTCCACATGTACGACCATCTGAATGACGCGTCGCTGGCCTCTACACGGCAGTTGGGCGGTTATATTACACTTCTCCATGTACGTATTATCActgataatttaaattgaagtagcattgaatctctttttttttttgtattgatgTTGACTATGTGTTTGTAGTGCTGGATATACGAGCACTTTCCTACAGTGCATACATCCGTCGTTCATGATGCTTATGATGAAGGGAGCCCACATGCTTGCAGGTGGCTTACAGGTAAGGCTCATATGATGAGGATCAAGGGAGCCTCGTATCGGAGACGTTTGGATGCACTGAGTGTGACTGACGTGTGATGGATGCCCTATGGTGAGCACCGGGGAGCCAGGGCCTTTGACTTGATATCGTCGTACATCGGCCAGCTCTGATGGGGTCAGATTGTGGTGTACGTTCGACCTGAGCGGGTTCTTCGACAGTTTGGCTACCTTCAGACGGTCCCTCCGCCGTCGGTTTGTGATTCTTTGACGGGTGATGATATAGATGACCGGTGGCTGCATTTTTCAAACCATTTGGTGCCTTCAGGGGAGCTCTGGTTCTTGGACAGGTGGCGCCAGactacatggagtggttttttCGGATATCGCACCCATTCGTCACGCGGACCGAGGAGACAGCTGTGCGGAGACATCCGCCTCCCCCTCATCATGAGGAGTTCGTCGAGCCACCCATCTCCGAGGTTTCAGTTGCGACCGATCTCCCTACACATTCAGTGGTAAGCATAACTTCTGtagtttttcataatttaattttttttaaaatgtgatacTGACTTTGTTGTTTTGACTGTGACAGGTTCACTGCGAAGGATGTCAGGGGATGGCTCAGGATTTAGGAGCGATTGCTGAGGATTTGGAGCGGGTCATCAACCTCAGGATGGTCACTGAGGGCACTGACTTACATGACATCATGACTCGTTGTCTAAGGAGAGCTAGAGGTGACACAACAGATGGAAGTCTTAGGCTACGCCAGAGACGCCGCATAGATtaggatttatatttttattgtacttaaattattaatttttgtatttgtttatgtatGTCATAAAACACATTTACTTACAtcatttatgatttttgtttgtctctctataaatatatgtttgaaatttaaatataaaccaCACACATGAGTCACATTTATAATGgcatttgaatatataaaataaagaagataaaataatttgtaatttaaatgttaaaatttataactattctgaaattatatattttaaccatatatatatgtacagtaaagaataaaaaaaattggatttgtGCCTTTTAGAAACATGCCTAAGTATCCCTGTTCgggctttttttttaaattatgtgggagCTGCTTGAGATTGTCCAGGGCCGCTATTTGGCATGTTTTCACGTCaaggaacccaaaaaaaaataaaagcagtgCCCCGTTCCATCGAATCGCACCTCAAACGAAGGCACCAAAAATCAAAACAGTTGGTTTTCGGCCTATTAGAAACATATAACTAGCATTCAATTCAACACAAATATAACAATTTGACACAATAACACTTGTTCACGGAACAATTGATTAATTACATGAACATAAATCCAAtgtacatatacatacataaatattacaAGTTCAGTGTCCGCTTAGGTCTACATGCGTTGTATTAATTGTCATTAGGCTTAAGTATTGTTGCATTCTACCTACACATGCAGTTGGCCATTGTTTTGCCTCTGGATACGCATTGCTTGACCACAACAATGCCATAGGCAGTAAGGGACAACGATCTTTCAGAAAAACCTGTTGTAAgtgaaattacaataataagttaaacaaacaaaccaacacattcaataattgaaattatttgagtAAACGAATTTTCAATGGATCTGAACAAAATGACTGCCATACACATGACCGACGCATATTATGCGATGCACAACAGAATCGGCCGGTGGTCGACTTCTGAGAGGAAAAAATGTGAAGCTCTGTTGGCGTGACAAtgatacaaggattacattatatCTTGACGCAATTACATATCCCATatccgttatatccatccattTTTCCATACTAACCTAAATCACATAACAAATACACGTGTCAGTCATATAAACATTACTTATgtaaataaaaagcataaaacacaTACCTTGGATTACCTATCCAGGTGTAGGGACAACCTCAGCTGTTCATATCTCTTCGTGCCACCAAAGATCTTTATGTAGTCTTGTGACCATTTtccaagttctttaatcaattcattacgCATCATGGCCCAACACTCTTCTCCCATACCCAACAAAGTGGAAACTGACCGATATCCACAATTACCATCCACTTTCACATCAACAACATCCTCAATGAAACCATGCATAAATGGcggaaattgatccaacatgggGATCATCCTTGCTGGCTTCGGTGGTGCAAAAGATGATGCACTAGGTCTGACTGAGGTGTTGCTGTTTTGAACCGAATgataagcatcaacatactcccaataaGATGGATCACGCTTTGTCGATCTTTCGCTTCTTTTCATTACCTTTTCTGGGGCACCTTTCGTCCTAACCTTTGTTGGAAGATGGCACATAGAGGTCTCATCGGGAAACACAAATTCTCAGAGTTTACTCTTGAAAGTAACTTTCTCGCAAACATCAAGTTCCTCAAATCTTTTATGTATTCTATCaatctcttccttgatgctcACTTTGGCCTCACATAGCCCCTGGTCTGAAAAATTAAGTCTCCTCCAGTACATATGGATTGCATCCAGTGGGATGCTACCACCCTCGTACCTTTGTAGCTcgcatgcacaaggaagacctaGCGTGGTTCTCAAGACACACCCATAAGAAGACACATTGTCTTTCAAATAACGTACGCGCTCAAACTCAATCgaaatttcatttaaagcgtACCTTGACACCATTCccagaagcctcttgtataaggttttcttAAAAACATGACCAACGACATGCGTACTTATTTCGAATGATGCTCTAATTTCAGTGTGTTGCAGcgtcatcatgttgttcattgcatcccaaacactacagaGGTCTCCAACGCTATTCTGTAATATCTTCTTCAAAGACCAATGAGCAAATTCAATCCTACATTTAAAACACACAACAGAGAAgacaaattaataacaataatgttccaaacaatcattaaaagaaacttgactaatataataaaacatttaaatacctatttttttttgtgttgcctaggtgcatcaccttattcgtccaggccAAGATAAATTTCTCCTTGTGTGGGACAATCCATGTCTCACATACGTAGTCAGTGAACATTGGCCACGGGGAACACGCTACTTGAAACCTTTGAAGGTGCTCAGAGAACTCCTGTTCCGAAGGACAATCTACCAGGTTACCCCAGCTATCCATTACGTACTCCCAAGCATTCTTCTGACCAACAAGTGATTTAcactttgccttcacattcttgtctatgtgaaacctgcacaacaaattctTACACTCCAGAAACAcaactttcacagcattcatcAGGGCTAGGTCCCTGTCTGTGACAATAACAACAGGAAGGCGatcgtttcttaaaaaaaggcCTCGAAACCGTTCCAATGCccatacaagatatgcaaacccagcagagaaaGTCATCCCGGTTGGTGTCACCCCCACAATGTCAAGCAATGGGAGcctgtacctatttgttttgtaggtactgtctatcaAAAAAACAAGATGACATGCGTTACATAACTtaactgcatctgggtgacaccaaaacaaatCACGCACCACATCtccatccttcaatctatgccaatgaatgtattggtCACGTTCAAGGAGCCTCATTAGGTGTTGCATTTCACTGTCATCTCCTCTGATTGAAGAAcggtatgcacttcttgcattgtagatttgtttgattgtggtgCAACTGCTGCtattgtgctccttcaatgtTAGCAggatgtttcttggtttcacattcgacttcgtcatatcagcaatgATATTCTTCTCATCATCTGTCAATCTCCcagcatatggatgtccaactaaggtctTCGCCAATTCATGGTTGTGAATCCCACATATCAGCTTCACCGCCCAACCTTCACATCCGTGCACTGGTTTTCCACGAATCTTAAATGGACAACCACATTTTCTAGTACCTGtgtctcttctaacaaattctttcttccCACCCTTGTGCTTACcgctcctttcacacccaattaacacaaatgaagttCTTCCTCTGTTGCCAGTATATGTATCAGACCTCATAATTACTGCAACAAAACCATTTTCATGGGAAATCGTTCAAGCCCACTTCAAAACATCTTCTCGGGTTTCAAAGACCTAGGACACAACCacgacatattaatttttacacaaaTCATACA encodes:
- the LOC102667087 gene encoding uncharacterized protein, encoding MCHLPTKVRTKGAPEKVMKRSERSTKRDPSYWEYVDAYHSVQNSNTSVRPSASSFAPPKPARMIPMLDQFPPFMHGFIEDVVDVKVDGNCGYRSVSTLLGMGEECWAMMRNELIKELGKWSQDYIKIFGGTKRYEQLRLSLHLDR
- the LOC102667224 gene encoding protein FAR1-RELATED SEQUENCE 5-like, which gives rise to MRSDTYTGNRGRTSFVLIGCERSGKHKGGKKEFVRRDTGTRKCGCPFKIRGKPVHGCEGWAVKLICGIHNHELAKTLVGHPYAGRLTDDEKNIIADMTKSNVKPRNILLTLKEHNSSSCTTIKQIYNARSAYRSSIRGDDSEMQHLMRLLERDQYIHWHRLKDGDVVRDLFWCHPDAVKLCNACHLVFLIDSTYKTNRYRLPLLDIVGVTPTGMTFSAGFAYLVWALERFRGLFLRNDRLPVVIVTDRDLALMNAVKVVFLECKNLLCRFHIDKNVKAKCKSLVGQKNAWEYVMDSWGNLVDCPSEQEFSEHLQRIEFAHWSLKKILQNSVGDLCSVWDAMNNMMTLQHTEIRASFEISTHVVGHVFKKTLYKRLLGMVSRYALNEISIEFERVRYLKDNVSSYGCVLRTTLGLPCACELQRYEGGSIPLDAIHMYWRRLNFSDQGLCEAKVSIKEEIDRIHKRFEELDVCEKVTFKSKL